CCTCGCCGTTAGCCGGGCACCCTGGCCGCGGGGTGAGCGTCTCCCCCCCCGGGGCCCGCGTTCCCGTCGAGTCGAGGCAGGGGGGCCGGCTCGTCCGCCCTCGGGCGTTCCATCCCGAGGGCGGATCCGGACCACTCCCGCAGCTCCGGCGTACGCCGGCCACCGTGGAAGAACCGGCCGAGGAGCCCCGCCCACTCGCCATGCCGCCCATGGTGCGCTACGCCCGCACGCGGATGGCGTTCCTCATCGCCCGCACCTTCGACAACAACACGACGCAGTGGTGGGGCAAGATCGCCCTGCCGCTCGGCGCTGACCCCAGGGATCTCGGCGGCCTTTTCACTCTCTCGGTTGTTCCCGGTTCGTGCGCCTCCGGGCGGGGCGGCCCCGTTTTCCGCACGTCGGGGTAATCGGAGATCGTCGGTTTTGCTGTGGTGATCGTCGTCGCGGTATGACCTGGCTGGTGAGACAGCGTGCGCAGTGGGGCCAGGCCAGGTCATCGAGGTGCTGGTGGCCAACCGGCTGACCTCGCCCGCCCCGCTGGTGCACGTGCGGGACCGGGCCAGGACGTGGGCGGCGGGCGAGGCGTTCGGCATCGACGTGGCCCGCCTGCACCGGGACATGACGTCGATCTCGCTGCACGGCGACTATGAGCAGACCGAGCCCGGCTTCGCCCGGCCCAGGTCCGGCCACCCGAAGGGCCGGCGGCCGGATCTGAAGCAGATCCAGGCCCGGATCGCGGTGACCGCCGATGGGTCGGTGCCGGTCTTTCACCGCGCCTACCACGGCGCGGCCGGCGAAGTCGGGCAGGTCATCGGCGCCATGCAGGCCTTGCCGAAGCCGGCCGGCCCGCAACAGATGCCGATGATCGTTGATTCCAAGCTGATCTCGTATGCCAACCTGGCCGCGATGGCCGCCGGGAGCGTGAGCTTCGTCGCCCCGGCCTCCAAGGTCTATGTCAGCGCCGAGACCATGGCCGGCCTGGAAGCGGCCGACGCGATCAAGGTGGACTACCTCGCCGCCCGCGATGCCGGCAAGAGCGCCGAGCGGCGCGGTGTCTGGCACGTGCGTTCTGCCTGATCGAACGCCAGGCCCGCCGTGCCCTGGCCACTCGCGGCGCGACCAAGGTCGACCGGTTGTACGCCGACCGTCCTGCCGTTCCCGCCGGGCGGCTCATCCTGGACGCACTGGCCGGCATCCGGCTGATCCCGGGCACCGGCCAGTCACCCCCCGACCATCCCGCAACCCACCGACCTCCAACTCCATCTCCTGGACCTCCTCGACATCGATCCACGAGACCTCCGCTGAAGATCACTCACATGCGGAAACGGGGCTAGCTCTTCTTCGCCGAAGGAAACTGGTCCGTCCACTCGGTGGTCACGGAGATGAACTTGTCGTTCCACGCCAGGTCGCCGTCGTCGACGACGACGAGGTTGGCGCGGGTCACCCGGGCCTTCTCGGGATCGACGACCAGCTCGATGTCCTTACCGCCATCGGGGTAAGGGAAGCGCAGTTGCTGGCCGCCTTCAACCGCGCCCGCGTTCTCGACTCCCGGCGTCGCGGCGAGCGCCCGGAACGCCGCTGAGCGGACCTCCGCGGGCGCCGGCAGCTCCGTGATCAGCGCGAGCAGGGTGAAGGTGGGATCGCCTTGGATTTCGGATGCGAACATGTCATTCTCGTTGCCCTTGCGCTCGGCGATCCACGCCTTCAGCGCCTCCGGGTCCGTCGGCAGCCTTTCGAGATCCTCGAAGCTCACCTTGGCGCCCTTGAGGCTGAGCGTTTTCCAGGCCGGTGCCGGTACGACGGCGTCGGGGGGATCCCCCGGCCCGCCCTTGGTCCAGCGCTTGCCGTCGCGCCTGGTCCAGCTCTCCATCGGCGGGCTGTCCGACTTGGGCCACTGACGCGTAACGTGCCAGTACGTCCCGGAACCTTGGGGCGTACGTTCCGCGCTGACGGCGGCCATGAGCAGGACCTCCTTGCCCGTGACCGGTGCGCCGTCGTTCGTGGGCGCCCCCGTGGCGAACACGACCGCGGCGGCCCCGGCGGCAACTAGGGCGACTCCCGGCATGAACCAGCCGACGCGCCGGCGCGCCCGGCCCGCCCGCATCCTTCGCTGGAGGCGGTCTCTGCCGCGCGCGACCGCCCCAGCGGACGGCTCCGGCTTGGTCAGCAGAGTGGCGATCTCTTCCAGGTCATCCATGGGTCGTCTCCTTGTCGATGAGGGCCTGGATCTTGGCGCGGGCCCGGCTGAGCCGCGAGCCCACTGTGCCGAGGGAAATGCCGAGCGCCTGGGCTATCTCGTTGTAACTGAGCTGGCCCAGCGCCAGGAGCAGCAGCACGTCACGCTCGCCGCCGTTCAGCGAGGCGAGCGCCATGGCCAGGTACGGCTGGGCGGTCACGGAGGTGACGACCCGGTTCTCGTGTCCTTCCACGACCGGCGCGGGGTCCAGCCGGGCCAGCGCCTTGTAGTGGCGGGCCTCCTTGCGGCGGTGCCTGGCCACCAGGTTCGTGGCGAAGCCGAACAGCCAGGGCCGCAACTCCCCTTTTTCCGGGTCGAACCGGTCGCGCCGGTCGAACGCCAGCAGGAACGTCTCCGCCGTGATGTCCTCGGCCGCCTGGGTGCCCAGGCGTCCCGCCACGTACCGGTAGATGTCGCGGAGATACCGGTCATACACGGCGGTGAACAGCTCGGGGTTCCGCTGGTAGCCGGCGACGAGGTCGGCGTCGGTCACCTGCTCGCTCACGTCGGCGGTCACGTGCCCGTCTCCGTCATGAGTGTGCCTTCCGGATGGTGATCATTACTTTCATCCATCCTTCGCCGCACGCCCGCATTTTCTTCCCGCCCCCGAAGGGCGGCCATTCAGCAGCCGGGCGCGTTTTCCGCGCATGCCAACTCGTCCCGCCACCAGGGTGATCGCCGCCTTCATTCTCCGGCCTTCTCCCAGAAGGACTCAGCCGAAAGTGCGGTGGGGAGTGGAGGAGCTTGGGGAGGGGTAGTGACGTGCGAAATACGGGGCTAGCCTGTAACGACCTACTTTCGACTGGTGGTCGCCGTGGTGTTCGGCGCGTGGGCGGCGCTGGCCGCGACCGGCCGAAGAGCCGCAGCGCGGCCAGCGACCGCCCGACGCGCGCGGGGCGCCACAGGCGGCACGCGCCTTGAAAGACGTAGAGAAAGTTCTCATTCAGTCGGGTGCTGACTGTGCTGAGCTGGCCTTATGTGGCGTTGTGGTTGAGGCCGGAGTACCGGATGATGCTTGACACTTCAGGCCGTGCGCCTTGCTCGTGGTCCTCGGGGCTGCTGGGCTATTCGGCGGTGTTCTGGTCGTCGTCGGGTCGGCCGGCGAAGCTGCCGAGCCCTCGGACGGTGTAGATGGAGCCCTCGGCGCGGAGCGCCTTCATCACCTTGTGGGCGGTCATGCGGGCGATGCCGAACTCTTGCATCAGGTCGTTCTCGCTGGGGACGCGTGAGCCGGGGCGGTAGGCGCCGGAGGCGATGCGTTCGCGGATGACCTCCGCCACCTGCTGCCACCTGGGCTGATCCTCGCGCCATTCGATCATGAGACCACTGTAGGAACCTCTGCACGACCATCGTTCTCTGGATGGCCCTACAGTGCCCTATAGGCATCCATGAACCACCATCTCTACGCTCGACCCATGACAACGACGGGATATGACCTCGATGCGCTCCGTGTGACGTTCCCCCGATGGGCGATCTTCCGCAGCGACGCAGGCGCGTTCTACGAACTCTGCCAGGCGGGCGGGCTGCTGTTCATCCGGCGCACGTATCGCTCCGATGCCGTGCTCATGCACGAGAGCGAGTGGCTGCGGACCGCCGATGGAGAGCGGCTGTGGCTACGGGTCCTGCTCGGCCAAGCGCGCTGATCAGTCCAAACGGCCATGACGTGGTTGGCTGAAGCGGCCGGATAGGCGTCGGGACGGGT
Above is a genomic segment from Streptosporangium album containing:
- a CDS encoding RNA polymerase sigma factor, whose product is MTADVSEQVTDADLVAGYQRNPELFTAVYDRYLRDIYRYVAGRLGTQAAEDITAETFLLAFDRRDRFDPEKGELRPWLFGFATNLVARHRRKEARHYKALARLDPAPVVEGHENRVVTSVTAQPYLAMALASLNGGERDVLLLLALGQLSYNEIAQALGISLGTVGSRLSRARAKIQALIDKETTHG
- a CDS encoding CU044_5270 family protein, encoding MDDLEEIATLLTKPEPSAGAVARGRDRLQRRMRAGRARRRVGWFMPGVALVAAGAAAVVFATGAPTNDGAPVTGKEVLLMAAVSAERTPQGSGTYWHVTRQWPKSDSPPMESWTRRDGKRWTKGGPGDPPDAVVPAPAWKTLSLKGAKVSFEDLERLPTDPEALKAWIAERKGNENDMFASEIQGDPTFTLLALITELPAPAEVRSAAFRALAATPGVENAGAVEGGQQLRFPYPDGGKDIELVVDPEKARVTRANLVVVDDGDLAWNDKFISVTTEWTDQFPSAKKS
- a CDS encoding GntR family transcriptional regulator, which translates into the protein MIEWREDQPRWQQVAEVIRERIASGAYRPGSRVPSENDLMQEFGIARMTAHKVMKALRAEGSIYTVRGLGSFAGRPDDDQNTAE